CAATATCCTATTAAAGTAAGAAACAGAGGAGCATTATGCGAAACGAATACAACTTATTATACGTTTTTCATGTCCAATGTTATCACTCCAAACTATGACGGCATTAATGATGGGATTGATTTCAGTATCATCAGCAGATATGGAAACTTTGAAGGAAGTATATTTGACCGATACGGAAAATCGATTTTCAAGGTCACTCCTAAAAATCCGATATGGGATGGTAAATATCTTAACGCCCCACTTCCTACGGGCAGTTACTGGTACCGTTTATTCTGGGAAGATAAAATCAGTAAAAAACCTGTAGAAACATCAGGCTGGATATTATTAAAAAATAGAGATTAATTTTTATACAACTGCCGACAATCTATGAATGTCGGCAGTTTTGTTTCACCCCTATGAATCAGAATCCTCCCCTTATTACTATAATTAAAAAAAGCAATGGCCGATATTAACGGTATTTAAACAAAATATTCTATATTTGCAGTCACTTTATTCATGGGGTTGACTGGTTTCGACAGCAAGACCAATGGGTAAGTAAGCATGCAGAGAACCGTAGCGCGATCTCTATAATCCCTTGCTACAAAATTTTAACTGGCAACGAAGAGTTCGCTCTTGCAGCTTAATATCGAAGTATAGTAGATCAAGCGTTTTCCCGAAGATTTCAGTAGGGAAGCAAGATATTCCACAAATGCTCTGTTCTGCGGCGTTTGATTCTGGGATATAGGAATGCGGAAATAAGGTTTTAGAAACTTCGGCTAAAGCACGAAAATTTAGAAGATAAGCTGGAAGTTGGGTGTCTGCCCTCTGCCTCCAGTCGAAAACCAATGGTAGAATAAGCATGTAGAAAGCTTATGTATTGCTTGTTTGGACGAGGGTTCGAATCCCTCCAACTCCACTTTTTAAACTAGAGAGAATTTGTATATAATTACACTTTCTCTTTTTTGTTTTTCCCAAAGCCACTCAAAAACGTCTTACCTTATCTTTCTATTATAAAAGTCAATATCACAAAGCAAAAAAAATCCCCGAATTGCTTCGAGGATAAAAACTAATAACCATGAAAACTCAAATAAATGAGAATCATGGCAAAGGTACTCATAAATAATGAATAACAGCAAATAATGAAGCCGCAAATTGCAGTTATTCAAAATATCAATTGCTTTTTATTTATATATTTAGTCCAACTAAAAAACTATAAACCATGAAATACAGGATTATCAGCAGCTTTTCTATTGAAGAGATATAAAAAGAAATAAACAGTTTATTATTGCAGGGCTGGAAATTTCAGGGAGGTATATGAATATACGAAAAAGGCTTCATTCAGGCTGTAGTAAAAGATAAGTAAAATAAAAGGGGCTGGTTCAAAAAAGAGCTAGCCCCGTTTATGATTTCTTATACAAGAAGATGCTATAAGGACAATTTACTAGGTGGCAATCCAAATTGCTTTTTAAATGCAAATGAAAAATGGGAAAGATCTTCAAATCCGAGATCCAGATAGATATCCGAAATCTTTTTCCCTTTTTCCAGAAGATAACGGGCTTCCTGTAACCTTCTTTGAAGCAGCCATTTTCCGGGTGCTGTTCCGAATATCTTTTCAAAATCTCTTTTAAAAGCAGCCAGGCTTCTTCCGGTAAGGTAGGCGAAGCGGTCAAGTTTTACATTAAAATGGTAATTCTTCAGCATAAACTCTTCAAGATTGATCTTGTAAGGTTCGGAAATATCATAGAGAATATTCTTTAATGACGGATCATATCCAAATAATAGCAGCAATGCTTCTTTCTGTTTTAAGAAAGCCAGTTCCGGAGATTTATTTTCTAAAAGATCCTGATAGTGCAACAGAGATTCCATAAAATATTTCAGATGCGGAACATGTGACAGCTCTATAAAAACAGGAGTTTTAACTTTTTCCGGAACTGCAAAACGTTCCTCTGTGCTCATCTGCTTCAGCATTCCGTCATCAAACCTGATGGATAAAGATTTAAACCCTGCTCCCTCACCTGGTTTTTTCAAAAACTTTAATAACTGATTTTTCCTGACAAGATATACATCTCCGCTCCGAAATACCTTCCTATTCTCCCCGTCATTAAGTTCCATCTCTCCTGAAATTACCATAGACAAGGCATTGTAAGAAACAAACTGCTCGCCTTCACGAAAAACAGTAAAGTAGCAGGAATAATTGATATAATTTAAGTCTTCAGACATTTTTATACGATTCATATTGAACGAAACCTTTCGGTCTGACTGTTAAATATACTGCTTTTAATTATTTTTATATTAATATTGATTTAGGCTCCAGATATTCTTCTAAACCATATGCTCCAAATTCTCTTCCAATTCCCGACTGTTTAAATCCACCGAACGGAGCCAGAGGATCATGCTTAAAGCCGTTGATACAAACCCTTCCGGCTTCAATTTGTGACGCGACATTCAAAGCACGTTTCTCATCCGCAGAAGAGATATAAGCAGCCAATCCATAAGTGGTATCATTGGCTATTGCAACAGCTTCTTCTTCATTTTCATAAGGGATAATGGATAGTACAGGACCAAAGATTTCCTCCTGTGCAATCCGCATATCGTTGTGAACATTGGTAAAAATAGTAGCCTTTACAAAGTTTCCGTTTTCAAGACCTTCGGGTTTTCCAATACCTCCTGCTAATATCTCTGCTCCTTCTTCTATTCCAAGCTTAATATAAGATTGTACCCGTTCGTATTGCTTTTCAGAAACCATGGGTCCTACATTGGTCTCTTCATTAGCAGGATTTCCAACAACAACCTGCATTGCAGCTTCTTTTGCAATGGTGTTTACTTCTTTGATTTTTGAACGGGGAACCAGTAAACGCGTAGGCGCAATACAAGCCTGGCCACTGTTCATATAAGCTCCAAAAACAGCCTGAGGGATGACCTGTTTCAAATCTGAATCATCAAGAATAATATTAGGTGATTTCCCTCCAAGTTCCAACGTAACTCTCTTCATTGAATCCACGGCTCCTTTAGCGATCATTTTACCTGTCTGGGTAGAACCCGTAAAGGATATCTTAGCCACATCATTACTATTAACAATCTCATTCCCCACAATACTGCCCAATCCGTTCACCA
This region of Chryseobacterium vaccae genomic DNA includes:
- a CDS encoding helix-turn-helix domain-containing protein → MSEDLNYINYSCYFTVFREGEQFVSYNALSMVISGEMELNDGENRKVFRSGDVYLVRKNQLLKFLKKPGEGAGFKSLSIRFDDGMLKQMSTEERFAVPEKVKTPVFIELSHVPHLKYFMESLLHYQDLLENKSPELAFLKQKEALLLLFGYDPSLKNILYDISEPYKINLEEFMLKNYHFNVKLDRFAYLTGRSLAAFKRDFEKIFGTAPGKWLLQRRLQEARYLLEKGKKISDIYLDLGFEDLSHFSFAFKKQFGLPPSKLSL
- a CDS encoding aldehyde dehydrogenase family protein: MKRIDKAYINGEFTGLNGTEVFDLINPSNHQKIGEVVLGDEIDTQNAIAAAKEAFKTFSKTTIEERIVILENLKKSVQGREEDLIETMILEYGGTRQFCTMSFQNMVGGFDHMIETLRDFEFTRKAGNTQVQMTPVGVVGIITPWNSSNSFICNKFATAVAAGCTVVVKPSEMSALQTQVIMECFHNAGLPKGIFNVVNGLGSIVGNEIVNSNDVAKISFTGSTQTGKMIAKGAVDSMKRVTLELGGKSPNIILDDSDLKQVIPQAVFGAYMNSGQACIAPTRLLVPRSKIKEVNTIAKEAAMQVVVGNPANEETNVGPMVSEKQYERVQSYIKLGIEEGAEILAGGIGKPEGLENGNFVKATIFTNVHNDMRIAQEEIFGPVLSIIPYENEEEAVAIANDTTYGLAAYISSADEKRALNVASQIEAGRVCINGFKHDPLAPFGGFKQSGIGREFGAYGLEEYLEPKSILI